From Cellulosimicrobium cellulans, the proteins below share one genomic window:
- the rplM gene encoding 50S ribosomal protein L13, giving the protein MRTYTPKPGDVQRDWYVIDATDVVLGRLATHVATLLRGKHKPTFAPHVDGGDFVIVINAGKVALSGNKREQKMAYNHSGYPGGLRAVAYGDLLDKHPERAVERAVRGMLPKTTLGRAQFGKLKVYAGAEHPHAAQQPKPFEITQVAQ; this is encoded by the coding sequence CGCGACTGGTACGTCATCGACGCGACCGACGTCGTCCTGGGCCGCCTGGCCACCCACGTGGCCACCCTGCTGCGCGGCAAGCACAAGCCGACCTTCGCTCCGCACGTCGACGGCGGTGACTTCGTCATCGTCATCAACGCCGGCAAGGTCGCCCTGAGCGGCAACAAGCGCGAGCAGAAGATGGCCTACAACCACTCCGGGTACCCGGGTGGTCTGCGTGCCGTCGCCTACGGCGACCTGCTCGACAAGCACCCCGAGCGTGCTGTGGAGCGGGCCGTCCGCGGCATGCTCCCCAAGACCACCCTCGGTCGCGCCCAGTTCGGCAAGCTCAAGGTCTACGCGGGTGCCGAGCACCCGCACGCCGCGCAGCAGCCGAAGCCGTTCGAGATCACCCAGGTCGCGCAGTAA
- the rpsI gene encoding 30S ribosomal protein S9, with product MAETTVETDTLGDETPSTYTSESAAPTGRGQSITAPGQALGRRKEAVARVRLVPGTGQWKINGRTLEDYFPNKVHQQLVNSPLKLVDVEGRFDVVARISGGGTSGQAGALRLGIARALNAIDAEHNRPALKKAGFLTRDARVVERKKAGLKKARKAPQYSKR from the coding sequence GTGGCCGAGACCACCGTCGAGACCGACACCCTGGGCGACGAGACGCCCAGCACCTACACCTCTGAGTCTGCTGCCCCCACGGGCCGCGGCCAGAGCATCACCGCCCCCGGCCAGGCCCTGGGCCGCCGCAAGGAGGCCGTCGCGCGCGTGCGCCTCGTCCCCGGCACCGGGCAGTGGAAGATCAACGGGCGCACGCTCGAGGACTACTTCCCGAACAAGGTTCACCAGCAGCTCGTGAACTCCCCGCTGAAGCTGGTCGACGTCGAGGGTCGCTTCGACGTCGTCGCCCGCATCAGCGGCGGCGGCACCTCCGGCCAGGCCGGTGCGCTCCGCCTCGGCATCGCGCGTGCGCTCAACGCGATCGACGCCGAGCACAACCGCCCCGCGCTGAAGAAGGCCGGCTTCCTCACTCGCGACGCCCGCGTCGTCGAGCGCAAGAAGGCCGGTCTCAAGAAGGCCCGTAAGGCACCGCAGTACTCCAAGCGCTGA
- the glmM gene encoding phosphoglucosamine mutase: MGRLFGTDGVRGLANGNVTGELALDLGVAAARVLASGQEEGHRPRAVVGRDTRVSGEFLGAALIAGLASAGVDVKDVGVLPTPAVAYLTSTMDVDFGVVISASHNPMQDNGIKFLARGGVKLDDAVEDRIESLLGQEWQRPTHGAVGRISPDSGRAGGAYVEHLMASIGADEDHKPLAGLRIAVDCANGAASDVGPAALRAAGADVVVINASPDGRNINAACGSNHPEQLQAVVVASEADFGVAFDGDADRCVAVDHGGTVVDGDQIMGVLALALKEEGALPHDTLVVTVMSNLGLLLAMRDAGISTVQTAVGDRYVLEEMRAHGYGLGGEQSGHIVLSRYATTGDGVLTALQLAARVRATGQKLADLAGVVQRLPQTLLNVPGVDKARASSDEELQAAVADAERTLGETGRVLLRPSGTEPLVRVMVEAATQQQADAVAARLAGVVRDRLAL, translated from the coding sequence ATGGGACGGCTTTTCGGCACCGACGGGGTGCGCGGTCTGGCGAACGGCAACGTGACGGGCGAGCTCGCCCTCGACCTCGGCGTCGCGGCGGCGCGCGTGCTCGCGAGCGGGCAGGAGGAGGGGCACCGCCCGCGCGCGGTCGTGGGTCGCGACACCCGGGTCTCGGGCGAGTTCCTGGGCGCCGCGCTCATCGCGGGGCTCGCGAGCGCGGGCGTCGACGTGAAGGACGTGGGCGTGCTGCCGACGCCGGCCGTCGCGTACCTGACGAGCACCATGGACGTCGACTTCGGCGTCGTGATCTCGGCCTCCCACAACCCGATGCAGGACAACGGGATCAAGTTCCTCGCGCGCGGCGGCGTCAAGCTCGACGACGCGGTCGAGGACCGGATCGAGAGCCTGCTCGGGCAGGAGTGGCAGCGCCCGACGCACGGCGCGGTCGGCCGGATCTCCCCGGACTCGGGGCGCGCCGGCGGCGCGTACGTCGAGCACCTCATGGCGAGCATCGGCGCCGACGAGGACCACAAGCCGCTCGCGGGGCTGCGCATCGCGGTCGACTGCGCGAACGGCGCGGCGAGCGACGTCGGTCCCGCGGCGCTGCGCGCGGCCGGCGCCGACGTCGTCGTCATCAACGCGAGCCCCGACGGCCGCAACATCAACGCCGCGTGCGGGTCGAACCACCCGGAGCAGCTCCAGGCCGTCGTCGTGGCGTCCGAGGCGGACTTCGGCGTCGCGTTCGACGGCGACGCCGACCGGTGCGTCGCGGTCGACCACGGCGGGACCGTCGTCGACGGGGACCAGATCATGGGCGTCCTCGCGCTCGCGCTCAAGGAGGAGGGCGCGCTCCCGCACGACACGCTCGTCGTGACGGTCATGAGCAACCTGGGCCTCCTGCTCGCGATGCGCGACGCCGGCATCTCGACCGTCCAGACGGCGGTCGGCGACCGGTACGTCCTCGAGGAGATGCGGGCGCACGGGTACGGGCTCGGGGGCGAGCAGTCGGGCCACATCGTGCTGTCGCGCTACGCCACCACCGGAGACGGCGTGCTCACGGCCCTGCAGCTCGCCGCGCGCGTGCGGGCCACGGGGCAGAAGCTCGCCGACCTGGCGGGCGTCGTGCAGCGCCTCCCGCAGACCCTCCTCAACGTGCCCGGCGTGGACAAGGCGCGCGCGTCGAGCGACGAGGAGCTGCAGGCCGCGGTCGCGGACGCGGAGCGGACCCTCGGCGAGACGGGTCGCGTGCTGCTGCGGCCGTCGGGCACCGAGCCGCTCGTGCGCGTCATGGTCGAGGCGGCGACGCAGCAGCAGGCCGACGCGGTCGCCGCGCGGCTCGCGGGCGTCGTGCGGGACCGGCTCGCGCTGTGA
- a CDS encoding peptide deformylase, with amino-acid sequence MSATGRTTGVRQGVDEVLREHVVALLDEYDDGVLPIVQAGQPVLRTPAVPYAGQLGDVLPRFLDAMRATMYAAPGVGLAAPQVGIGLALAVVEDPGTPDADDERERPPLAFRVLVNPRYEAVGDETRTFFEGCLSVHGWQAERTRARSVRLTGHDEAGVPFDDVLTGWAARIVQHETDHLRGELYVDEADLRTLASTLGVARLPGVPRQVG; translated from the coding sequence GTGAGCGCCACGGGGCGGACGACGGGCGTGCGGCAGGGGGTCGACGAGGTGCTGCGCGAGCACGTGGTCGCGCTCCTCGACGAGTACGACGACGGCGTCCTGCCGATCGTGCAGGCGGGTCAGCCCGTGCTGCGCACGCCGGCGGTACCGTACGCCGGGCAGCTCGGCGACGTGCTGCCGCGGTTCCTCGACGCGATGCGCGCGACGATGTACGCGGCGCCCGGCGTGGGCCTCGCGGCGCCGCAGGTCGGGATCGGCCTCGCGCTCGCCGTCGTCGAGGACCCCGGCACCCCCGACGCGGACGACGAGCGCGAGCGCCCGCCGCTCGCCTTCCGGGTGCTCGTCAACCCGCGGTACGAGGCCGTCGGCGACGAGACCCGGACGTTCTTCGAGGGGTGTCTCTCGGTGCACGGCTGGCAGGCGGAGCGGACGCGTGCCCGCTCGGTGCGCCTCACCGGGCATGACGAGGCGGGCGTGCCGTTCGACGACGTGCTCACCGGGTGGGCCGCACGGATCGTCCAGCACGAGACCGACCACCTGCGCGGCGAGCTCTACGTCGACGAAGCAGACCTGCGCACCCTGGCGTCCACGCTGGGGGTCGCGCGGCTCCCGGGCGTCCCTCGCCAGGTCGGCTGA